In Chlorobiota bacterium, the sequence ACGGGACAAGTTGGGGGGGCGCGCCTATGTCTATTCCCAAGATGGCTTCACCTTCGACGGCGGCCCCACGGTGATTACGGCTCCGTGGCTGATTGAAGAACTGTTCACCGAAGCCGGACGCAACCCCGCCGATTACCTTCAATTCCTTCCCGTTGACCCTTTCTACCGAATCTATTTTGAGGATGGAGCCACCTTCAACTACAACGGCGACCCGCAGGGGATGGAACGGGAGATCGCCAAGTTCAACCCCGACGATGTTGCTGGCTACCGGAAATTTTTGGAGCGAACAAAGAAGATTTTCGCCACTGGTTTCGGGCTGATTGACTCCCCGTTCCTCACCTTTGGCTCCATGCTGAAAGTCCTTCCCGATCTAGTCCGCCTGCGTGCCGACCGCTCGGTGTATCGCTACGCCAGCCGCTACATCCACGACGAGCGGTTGCGGCGTGTGTTCAGCTTCCACCCGCTGCTGGTTGGGGGGAATCCGTTCCAGACCACCTCCATCTACACACTGATCTTGTACCTTGAGCGGGAGTGGGGTGTGTGGTTTGCAAAAGGGGGAACCGGGGCAGTGGTGGAAGCGTTGCGGCGGTTGTTTGCCGAGCTTGGCGGAGCCGTTAGCCTAAACACCGAGGTCCAAGAGATTCTGATTGATGAAGGGGCGCGCCGCGCCCGTGGGGTGCGGCTAACCGATGGCCGCCAGCTTCCTGCCGATGCAGTGGTTTGCAACAGCGACACAGCCTTCACCTACCGGAACATGATGCCGGAGCGGTTCCGCCGGACCTACACCAACAAGCGGATTGACCGGCTGAAATACTCCATGTCGCTCTATGTCCTCTATTTCGGCACCGACCGGCAGTATCCCCAGATTCCGCACCACAGCATCATGTTGGGGAAGCGGTACGAAGGGTTGCTGGATGACATTTTCAACCGGCATCACCTTCCGGAGGATTTCTCCCTGTATCTGCACCGCCCCACCGCAACCGACAGCACGTTGGCCCCGGCGGGATGCGATGCCTTCTACGTCCTTTCCCCGGTGCCGCATCTTGCCAGCGGCAACGATTGGAAGAAGGCCGCACGCCCGTATCGCGATGCCATTGTGAAGTATCTGGAGGACCGCTACATGCCCGATTTGTCGCGGCATATCGTGACCGAGCATTGGATTGACCCGCTCCATTTTCGGGACACCTTGAACAGCCATTTGGGAAGCGCGTTCAGCATTGCGCCAATCCTGAGGCAATCGGCGTGGTTCCGCCCGCACAACCGGTCGGAGGAAGCGGAGAACCTGTATTTTACCGGAGCCGGAACCCACCCCGGAGCAGGGCTGCCAGGGGTGATTTCCAGCGCGAAGATTGTGGCCAACTTGCTTGGCCCGGCGTAACGTCCAACCAATCAATCCCGACCATGCCAACGATTTTTTCCAAGATCATCAGCGGTGAAATCCCGGCTGATGTTGTTTATCGCGACGACCAAGTGATGGCCTTCCGCGACATCGCGCCCCAGGCACCAACCCATATTTTGATTATCCCTATCGAGGAGATAGCAACCGCCAATGATCTATCGGCGCAGCATGAGCAGTTGGTGGGCCACATGGTGGCGGTTGCCGCCCGCATCGCCCGCGAAGCAGGGATTGCCGATGATGGCTACCGATTAGTGGTAAACTGCAATCGCGACGGAGGGCAGGAGGTGTATCACCTGCATCTTCACCTGCTTGGCGGGCGCAAAATGGGGTGGCCACCCGGGTGAGTTCCGGCGCGTGTGTGGGGAAGAAGGAATAGATGCTCTAACAACAAGCGAGCCGTTGCAGTTGCTGCAACGGCTCGCGCTGTAGTAAGACTACGGTCAACGGAAGGAGCTACTTCTTTTTTGCAGCTTTTGCCGGAGCGGCTTTTGCGGCCTTGGCTGGGGCAGCTTTTGCGGCGGCCTTGGCTGGGGCTTTCTTGGCTTTGGCGGCATTCACCGAATCCTTCAGCGATTTACCGGCTGAGAATTTGATGGTTTTGCTGGCTGCAATCTTGATTGCTTCTCCGGTTTTCGGATTGCGTCCGGTCCGTGCTGCACGCGCGCCAACACCAAATGTGCCGAAGCCGATAATCTGCACGGAGTCCCCATTCTTCAATGCGCCGCCGATGGCGTCCAGCATTCCTTTCACGGCACTTTCGGCCTGTGCATTGGTCAAGTTTGCGGCGGTGGCCACTGCGCCCACCAGATCAGCTTTGTTCACGTCAGAACCTCCAGAAGTTGGTAGATGTGTTGCGCCCAAAAGGGCGGTTGGATTGGATGGGCGCGAACATACACCACAAACACCCCAGAACGCAAGAGGGAAAAGGCCGCGAAGGTAGATTTTTCAAGGCTTCGCGGGGAAAAAGCGCATCTTTTTTCCCCGATGAAGAAGCTATCGAAGAATCGAAGCCACGGGCAGCAATTTCCAAGGCCCACCGCACCGCAGCCATTTCCGCCAACAATTCTTCAACTTCCCCACTTTCTTCGGCCTTCCCCTATTGATAACCATTGATCTGCGCCGTATAATCACGCACCAATCGTTTTGAGGCGTTTCCTTCGCCCCGATGCCCCCAGGATTAACGCCCCTCTGACGTACTGAACTTGCGCATGTGGCACTTCAACATTTACCAAACTATGGAGGTATCAGGTGGCAGCAGAAACCAGATCGGAGAACGTCCGCACCATTGTGCTTGCGGGGCATGGTGGTGCCGGAAAAACAACCCTTGCCGAAGCGATGTTGTACGCGGCAAAGGAAACCAACCGCATGGGGCAAATCCCCGACGGATCAACCGTTAGCGATTACCACCCGGACGAAATCGAACGGGGCGTTTCGCTGATGCTGTCGGTCCTTCATGCCAACTGGCGTGGGCATAAAATCAACATCCTTGACGCGCCCGGCTTCCCCGATTTTATCGGCGATTTGAAATCCGCCGTTCGCGTGGCCGACACATTGGTGATGGCCGTGGATGCCAGCACCGGCGTGGGATTCGGTGCCGATTCCGCCTGGGAGTTTGCCGGCGAAACCAAAGCACCGGTTCTGTTCGCGCTCACGAAAATCAACACCGAGCAAGCACACTTCGAGGAAACGCTGGACTACCTGCGCGAGCATTTCAGCCGCGACATCGTCCCGCTGGAATATCCGGTGTATGAGAACAAACAGATCAGCGCGGTGGTGAATATCCTGGAGATGAAGGCAATGAAGTTTGCCGACGACGGAAGCGGCCTCCATACCGACACTGCCGACATCCCCCCCAGCGTTCAAGCGCGCTGCGCCGAAATCCGCGAGGGGTTGATTGAAACGCTTGCCGAGTCGGACGAATCGCTGCTGGACAACTTCTTCAACAACGGCACGCTGACCGATGAAGAGATTGCCAAAGGATTGCGGGCCGCGCTGCTTCAACGGAAAATCTTCCCCCTGTTTGCCGTCAGCAGCACCCAGAATATCGGCGTAACTCCACTGATGGATTTCATCGTGGATTACTGCCCAAGCCCCATGGACCTTCCGGCACCGCCGGCCGCCGTGCCGAACAACCCCAATGCCATCAATCTTCCAAAAAGCTCCGAAGGGGAGCCGATCATTTTCATCTTCAAAACGATTAGCGAGCCGCACGTTGGCGAGCTTTCGTTCTTCCGGGTCTTCCACGGGAAAGTCACCCCGGGCCTTGATCTGGTGAACGTTGACAGCGGAACCACCGAACGCCTGAACCAGGTCTATATCGTCAACGGCAAAAACCGCAAGGACGTTCCCGCGCTTAACTATGGCGACATCGGCGCGGTGGTAAAGCTGAAGAACACCCACACGAACAACACCCTTGCGCCAAAAGGGAAGACCGTAAAAATCCCCACCATCTGGTATCCCGCGCCGATTACCGACGCGGCCTTAATCAGCAAGGGGAAAGGGGATGAAGCCAAAGTGGCCGAAGCCTTGCACGTGATGCACGAGGAGGACCCAACCTTCAGCGTCCACATGGACCCGGAATCGCACCAGACGGTGATTAGTGGATTGGGCGAACTGCACCTGGACGTTGTGGTGAAACGCCTTACCAGCAAGTACGGCTTGCAGGTGGAAATGAAGCCGCCCCGCATCCCCTACCGCGAAACGATTCGGGGGGCAGTGGCAACCAGTTACCGCCACCGGAAGCAAACCGGGGGCGCGGGGCAGTTCGGCGAAGTCCATTTCTACATTGAGCCGTACGACGAGAACCGTCCGGTCCCTTCGCAATATCAGGTTCGGGACCAGGAGCTTGAGGCATTGCAGTGGGGTGGGCATTTCCATTTCATCAACTCGATTGTTGGCGGCTCCATTGAGGCACGTTTTATCCCGGCGGTGAAGAAAGGGATTCTGGAGATTCTTCGCGGCGGAGCCTACGCCGGATACCCGATGTCGAACGTTCGGGTGGTGCTGTTCGATGGCAAGATGCACGCCGTGGACTCGAACGAAAACGCATTCAAAACCGCCGCACGGATGTGCCTGAAGCAAGGGATCAAAGAGTGCCGCCCGCAACTGATGGAACCAATCTGGAACGTGGAGATTTCCGCGCCGGCAGATTACATGGGGGACATCATGGGCGATTTAAGCAGCCACCGCGGGCGGATTATGGGAATGGATTCCAAAGGCTCGGCACAGATTATTAAAGCCCAGATTCCGCTGGCCGAACTGTACGGCTACGCGGCGCGGCTCCGCTCGCTAACGCAAGGCCGCGGAAGCTACACCCGCGCCTTCAGCCACTACGAGGAGGTGCCGAAGGATGTGGAAGCGAAGATTGTGGCCGCCGCCGATTTGCAGGACGAGGAGGAATAGCAATCCAACCAACCGTTGGGCAATCATTGCGGGGCAAGTGTGAAGCCCCCAACAACAACAAAGCGGGCGAAGCATTCTGTGCTTCGCCCGCTTCTGTTGTTCGCTGGAGTATTGCTTACGAGTTCGATGCCGAATCGGCTTTCTTCTCGGCCAGTTGGTGGTTTGCAGGAATTCCTTCGGTGAACCGAACGATCTCTGCATCGGTGTGCTGGCCAACAAGCTCGGTTAGCAAGTTCTGGGCAAGCGCGTCGCTGCTGAACAGCCCCACCGAAACGCCATACTGGCGGCTGTTGCCGTGGCGCGATTCCACCAAAAAGACGTTGTCGTAGCCTTGTTCACGCAAGCGTTGTTGCAGCGCGGCGGCTTCGTCGAAATCCAACCGCTGGGCAACGTTTACGGTGCGGCCATGCAAGCGGACGCTGCGGCCTTCGGCATCAAAAGCGCGAATGGAGGCAGCTTCTTTGGTGGGATAAATTTCCAATTTCACCGATCCGGTTCCGCTCCCCTTAATGCCAATCCGCCCTGCGGCTCCTTCGGATAAATCAAGGACGCGCCCGCCACAATAGGGGCCGCGGTCGTTGATGCGAACCAAAACGGAATGCCCGTTTTTTTCATTCACCACCCGCACAAGCGTTCCAAACGGGAGCGTTTTGTGGGCGGCGGTCATTTCATGTTTGTTAAACCGCTCGCCATTGGCGGTGCGGCGGCCATGGAAGCCTGGGCCATACCAGCTTACGCGCCCCGCGATTGTCTGCGGCGCAGCAATCGCCATTGCATAGCTGGTGTCGGCTTCCAATTCCTCGGAAGCCTTCGCGGTGTACAGCGAGTCAATGTTCACCTCGGCAGCAGCGGCGGCACTGATGGCAGCGATGTTCGCGCCCGGTTCAGTG encodes:
- a CDS encoding HU family DNA-binding protein; its protein translation is MNKADLVGAVATAANLTNAQAESAVKGMLDAIGGALKNGDSVQIIGFGTFGVGARAARTGRNPKTGEAIKIAASKTIKFSAGKSLKDSVNAAKAKKAPAKAAAKAAPAKAAKAAPAKAAKKK
- a CDS encoding phytoene desaturase, whose protein sequence is MDIIVIGSGFGGLSAAIRLQTQGHRVTVLEKRDKLGGRAYVYSQDGFTFDGGPTVITAPWLIEELFTEAGRNPADYLQFLPVDPFYRIYFEDGATFNYNGDPQGMEREIAKFNPDDVAGYRKFLERTKKIFATGFGLIDSPFLTFGSMLKVLPDLVRLRADRSVYRYASRYIHDERLRRVFSFHPLLVGGNPFQTTSIYTLILYLEREWGVWFAKGGTGAVVEALRRLFAELGGAVSLNTEVQEILIDEGARRARGVRLTDGRQLPADAVVCNSDTAFTYRNMMPERFRRTYTNKRIDRLKYSMSLYVLYFGTDRQYPQIPHHSIMLGKRYEGLLDDIFNRHHLPEDFSLYLHRPTATDSTLAPAGCDAFYVLSPVPHLASGNDWKKAARPYRDAIVKYLEDRYMPDLSRHIVTEHWIDPLHFRDTLNSHLGSAFSIAPILRQSAWFRPHNRSEEAENLYFTGAGTHPGAGLPGVISSAKIVANLLGPA
- a CDS encoding elongation factor G translates to MAAETRSENVRTIVLAGHGGAGKTTLAEAMLYAAKETNRMGQIPDGSTVSDYHPDEIERGVSLMLSVLHANWRGHKINILDAPGFPDFIGDLKSAVRVADTLVMAVDASTGVGFGADSAWEFAGETKAPVLFALTKINTEQAHFEETLDYLREHFSRDIVPLEYPVYENKQISAVVNILEMKAMKFADDGSGLHTDTADIPPSVQARCAEIREGLIETLAESDESLLDNFFNNGTLTDEEIAKGLRAALLQRKIFPLFAVSSTQNIGVTPLMDFIVDYCPSPMDLPAPPAAVPNNPNAINLPKSSEGEPIIFIFKTISEPHVGELSFFRVFHGKVTPGLDLVNVDSGTTERLNQVYIVNGKNRKDVPALNYGDIGAVVKLKNTHTNNTLAPKGKTVKIPTIWYPAPITDAALISKGKGDEAKVAEALHVMHEEDPTFSVHMDPESHQTVISGLGELHLDVVVKRLTSKYGLQVEMKPPRIPYRETIRGAVATSYRHRKQTGGAGQFGEVHFYIEPYDENRPVPSQYQVRDQELEALQWGGHFHFINSIVGGSIEARFIPAVKKGILEILRGGAYAGYPMSNVRVVLFDGKMHAVDSNENAFKTAARMCLKQGIKECRPQLMEPIWNVEISAPADYMGDIMGDLSSHRGRIMGMDSKGSAQIIKAQIPLAELYGYAARLRSLTQGRGSYTRAFSHYEEVPKDVEAKIVAAADLQDEEE
- a CDS encoding septal ring lytic transglycosylase RlpA family protein, which gives rise to MTSVEATDSSTKRSRSGIVALLLTATLSGASVVAALTWPASATEPGANIAAISAAAAAEVNIDSLYTAKASEELEADTSYAMAIAAPQTIAGRVSWYGPGFHGRRTANGERFNKHEMTAAHKTLPFGTLVRVVNEKNGHSVLVRINDRGPYCGGRVLDLSEGAAGRIGIKGSGTGSVKLEIYPTKEAASIRAFDAEGRSVRLHGRTVNVAQRLDFDEAAALQQRLREQGYDNVFLVESRHGNSRQYGVSVGLFSSDALAQNLLTELVGQHTDAEIVRFTEGIPANHQLAEKKADSASNS
- a CDS encoding histidine triad nucleotide-binding protein codes for the protein MPTIFSKIISGEIPADVVYRDDQVMAFRDIAPQAPTHILIIPIEEIATANDLSAQHEQLVGHMVAVAARIAREAGIADDGYRLVVNCNRDGGQEVYHLHLHLLGGRKMGWPPG